The DNA region tgctataccttgtttgttttttttcaggacaatctgggctaaccagatttgccatcattccatgactgtctatgtgcctgtattttatatacatttttatatcaatgaaaaaaacaaatctgtgttagtaaattcttacatttttacatgtatctgaccatagcaagttggaagaagacatattctgccatattcacaagtcaaaaatgtgttttatctgagggggggggggggggggctgggtgtgcaaaggtgaagtggctggtcttgtcttacaaagtttgatggagtgtcaactggacaatatggagatatttgtatcttgaaagccggactaccaatgtggatagacagggagaaacacacgcaagcctaagacgtggtaagagaGGATATTcctcctcactatatgaagtgactgataacaagatctgatTGTAAAGGAATTCGTCAGGTTTTATTTTGgagacaattgatctggatttatagcatgatgggatgacagtgataccacacacagatgatgtgtgtggtatcactggaaagctctgctcctgcactttcatgtgatatgtgtggcatttctgtgcgagcctgctttcgcaagtaatccatccgagagtaatgtgtgtgcaaagctgtatgaaagctctgttatacatcattttagtgtaacgttatcttttttttttctccttgtgaaaacattggactaccgacaaatGCTTGGTCTTGCCGGAAAGCTGcagttctgctgtttcacgtgatatgcgtggcttctcgctatgacgcacggttgcggagaaaatccacagagaagaactgGTGTGAATTTGAATGCACTATGCGtcattcgggcccatagggttaaagctACATTAAGACACCAGCTTCAGAAAAATGAATTTGGCATTATGTTACATTTTATGGAGGGTTATCCACTGAAGATGATTCTAATAATTTCATTATACACAAACAAGTTCTGTGACTTATGATTTtgactaattccatgacttttccatgaCTCTTGCAAGTATAAaattcattcaaactttaaagcAGTCTCCTCCTTTCCTTGTTTATCTCACTAGTTTAACTGTTCCAGACCTGCAATTTCAATTAAAATTCAGGATTTGAACTTCACTCCCCACTTTTCTTAGCATGCTTTATGGAACAGGCCTCTGAAAGCTCTGccacatgttttgcatgtaaacagtctctctcctgtgtatgtgtgacttCAACTGGAACGTCTGTGCTCAAGTGATGCACCTTTACACCTGTGTGCGTTCTCATGTGGGCTGTCAAGTTACTGGCAGTTCTGAAGTGTCTCCCACATGTTGTGCAAATACACAGCTTCTCACCTGTGAGTCCTCATGTGGACTAACAAGTAATCTTTACGTATGAAACCTCTCCCACATACTTTACAagtatacggcttctcacctgaaTGACTCCTCATGTGGACTAACAAGTAATCATTACGTATGAAACCTCTCCCACATACTTTACAAGTATACGGCTTCTCACTTGAATGAGTCCTCATGTGGACTAACAAGTCACCATTACATCTGAAACCTCTCCCACATACTTTACAAGTTTACAGCTTCTCATATGAATGAGTCCTCATGTGGACTAACAAGACATCACTACGTCTAAAAGCTCTCCCACAAACTTTACAagtatacggcttctcacctgaaTGAGTCCTCATGTGGACTAACAAGTAATTACTACGTACGAAACCTCTCCCACATACTTTACAAGTATACGGCTTCTCACTTGAATGAGTCCTCATGTGGACTAACAAGTCACCATTACGTCTGAAACCTCTCCCACATACTTTACAAGTATACAGCTTCTCACTTGAATGAGTCCTCATGTGGACTAACAAGTAATCATTACGTACGAAACCTCTCCCACATACTTTACAagtatacggcttctcacctgtgtggattctcagGTGTCTCTGCAATTTTGACTTGTACTCAAAAACTTTCCCACATATGTCACAGTTTAAAGGCTTTTTACCTGTATTTAAGTTGATCACAGCAGAGGTGTGTGGACTCTTACTGTTAATTTCACTTTCATGATGTCTTTTCTCTGCTTGAAGCTCTGTGTTTCCAGGTGATCCAGAGTCTCCATGCTGGTATTCTTCCTCATCTTGGCTCTCAGCTACATGAGAGTTGTGAGAGAGCAGCTGGTGGTCACTGGTCGGTATCACATAGCTTATAACTGGTATGATGACGACAGACTCTTTCTCTGCTGCACTTTGAGTGTCGTCATGAATGAAGTCCACAGTCTGATCTTCACTATGCTCACTTTCCTCATCAGCAGGAGTCAACATAAAGCCACCAGTCTCCTGCTTCAAttcaagctgctctccctcctgactgctgcacacttcctcctcttcctctttaatgtgtggaggctctgggtgctcttggtccacactggacttcctctcctcaatacagagctgctgctcagtgacaacctcctcctccttacacaCATGTTGCTGTAGGAGCGCTGGagggacacacaacaacaccaacagcaTGCTAATGTGATGCTACAGCAAATATACAGACGTGGCAGTAAATTAGTTAAATTAGGTTTCACCCACCTGTCCTGTGTAACTTTATTTCAGGCTTCAACACGATATCCAACAGTCTGCGCTGCCGATCGATCTCTTCCTCGTACTCGACGATGGTTCTTTTAAAAGCTCCcaatatttcttcagcagcagcagttagtcgCTCCTTGACAAACTCTCTCAAAGACTCAACTGAACACATTGTTGTCTAATGTAGGCTACTGTAAATGTGGCTCGAGGTTTAACTCATAGAGTAACCTCCCGAAGTTAACTCAGTCATTTGAGAAACGCGACTGGCGCCTTTGTTTCGTTTACTTCCGCTGGATCATGTTACACTtcggcccaattccaatccgatccctttcagactcactgacttagaggcgcgttcatgtgaagtgcgtgagtgtgtgagggctgtcccattgtcaaatcgtcaagtcagagagtcagtgagtgagccctttatgcccccttaccATAGGTCAGCATCGATGCGGACTTAAGGTAAGGAAGGCCCCATTCCAATCCGGCCCCTAAACACTCAAGGcctgaaccctcactgacttaactgacgtcagctgtaagtgattgagtgtgagagtctgaaagggctccATATGCTACAAATAGaaatgggacagcacttatccccctctctacaaaatCTTGTTGACACTGGCGGCTCTGGGCGTGATCATTTATCGGTTATTGTCagcatatattccacacacaaagaatatgttgatagatagatagatagatagatagatagatagatagatctgATCTGGAATCTGATAAACTGTTCAATGCTGTTAAAACACGTTCAGACTATTAAAGAAACTCACTTTCAAGCTACATTCTGCAGCTGCACCACGATCCTGCTCACtcacaaatattaataatttccaATATTAGACTATatgaattatgttccatcagggCGACCAATCACATCGATAGAGatcattattcatttattgtacgtgtctaaagcttcaggCAGCTGTCTGATCCATGCGCACAGAGGCACAGACttatataacaaaaacaaaaaacaaaaaaaaacttccacTTGCAATAAAAACTAGATGGTCCTGTTTACTCCACCATAGCAGGACTCTCTAAACTGTCtgcacaattattattattatcaagtgTCTCCATGTGACCACAACTGAGGGGAAAGTCCAGTgaattcaattcaaataaacacaagaaatttgtgctctagaaaagAATCAGCaatcagtgaataacctcctaagccctatgataagctattatggcaaggcttaactgtacagaccagtgagcagtgataactaacacgtctttggggtcatcgggtgggaacctcctttcaccagtgtttcgtctagttggtcccacgacacctccaggaggctagacagtgatctctggcgtcccagagacactcccctaatgccaggtctcactgctccccggaccaacccaataacctcctttaccttacttacacatggctttctcagcccaaacagcaccgccaccttcaaccaaacccaggctccgtacatgtgagctccaggtagaagcaatgctgatactacctttcctagcacattcaccatactctatttcacacactacatagcattACTACAATATaaactaaagttaaaggagctaaataaacttacaggatcagcaaacacattcaccttgcagcatggcctcaaacaaaatggattcaaataggctactcccacacttaaataaccttcctcttcctggatttcctcctgagaggaggtggatctctccacctgatctcaaagagttatgtaccctgcttagtagttccccctgctggcccctaactgacattatttcttctcttatagataaactggctacatttaattgcttcatctgacatttccctcactgtcttcctcaaactctgtccccacactccgagttcccccaggagcaagacagctgatcttgctatgaatcccctacacaccacttccactggacaaatcctagttttccatcctcgctgctcagcttctgctcctaagtctgcatatctaagcttttttctttcataggcttcttccagtcttcccaaggaactgtcagctcaatgaagtAAACtctccgttgactcactgaccacaacactatgtcaggcctctgcctggtacaaactatttcctggggaacaaaagctttccccctaaatctacttgcatttcccaatcataAGCACCTTCTAAGCAGCCACACCCTTGtctccttactaacttatcccttctgtatttgtCTCCCTCTTAACTCTGACTGATAGTAGCCTATAGTAAATGCCTTTCCATAGGTGTACATCTGTTTTTTCCCATCTGGCTGTCAACATAGGcctattcattcatatttgtatttttgatgacaGCTTTGATGCAGTGCGACACGTGCTGGTCATTTTTAATAACTACTTTTGGCATGCTTGCTGTCCTGAAGATAGTTTTACTGAGAGCAGACTTCACTGTTCACGGTACATCCTGAAGAAAACTTACTAtagagctttcattttcatgGTCTATCAGCTGCATATTAACAGGCAGTACAATAAAACGCTGTTGCATTACTTCATTGCCTGTCTGTGTGGGTCGAATCTGCAGCCTCCGGGTCTGCAGAGACATCCTGCTGGCGTAAAGGTCAAGAGGTAACCTTATTTTGAAGGGCACAGCCCAAATGTAAGTGACAGAGCAcgttagccaatcagaagcaagGGAGCGCTGAGAGCCCGCCCACCAATGAAACGAAATATGGAGtggtaaatttgttttttgcaggaggatcagaaaacaagaaattgagctgaatttggttttttcatttattttccccaAATTTGTACAGCAAATATGTTGACAGTAATACACAATAATGACATGTGAATGTTTCTTGTAtgggtgtgtgtcagtgttatgGGCAGATCCTGTAAAGATTCAAATgttgagattttattttatagatgCGTTTTTAGAGCAGGACAGAAAAAGCATTGTATGTTATATGATATTGCTttctttaataataattttggcTAATAAATGGAGGTATAGcttatggcacagaggaatacgCTTCATCAAAGTGTGGATACACAGAAAATATGTGTTCGAGACTTGACTTCATTAGTTTTGgtgttttcatgggatttgttgccTAAATGAAAATCATAGATTATCAATAACCACGTTCAACCACGTTGAGAACAGTGAACAGTGTGTTATTAAGTATAAATAGCTTGTGTGTTACATGTTTACTTGCTTACGGCCATACCACCCTGAATACGCCCGATCTCGTCCGATCTCGGAAGCTAAGCAGGGTCGGGCCGGGTCAGTACTTGGATGGGAGACCGCCTGGGAATACCCGGTGCTGTAagcttttctttctcacccCTCACCACCAGAGGCCGctctttcctttttaaaaaaacaccaccagcagaaacattcacatgtttttatttgataatcTGGACTTCATGCTCTGTATTATAGCCTacctgtacttttacttgatttgtattttgacattttcagcaATCATGTTCACCAGGCAGATGGGAGATCTCTTTGTACAGTGTGCAGAGCTGCTGATTGATACACATTTGGTACTGTAGTGAGTACACATTAACTCAAAAtgaactacagtgtgtgttcatagtgaagaaaaacacaaaaatatcatttgAAAATATAACCACAGGACTGTGTTATTGTCCTACTTACAGTTACGTGCCTCTCAGAGATTTGACAAATAGGCTATGGATGCtttgcacattttctttttcagaacATCCAggattattttaaaatgaggaCACATTTGATATTCAGTAGCATTCAGGATTATGATGAACTATATATACATGTGGACTGTAAATAGTCGATGTATAGCTGGAATAATCTATATGGCATTGCTAATGAGGGAAATggaaacaggtgagcaggtggaAGCGGGAGCTAACTGGGACAGGTGAGGGAGTCTGAGGGcatctggtggatggatggacaagAGCAAAGCAGGGGCCTGGGGAAGTGGAGACAATGGTGGAGGGACAGActgagagaaataaaaacaactgagaCAGACACTGTGACAGTGGGCAACACAAAATGTACCAGCCTGCATGTTGGAGGTGAAACGGATCAAAAACAGACTCAATAAAGGATGAAAATGAGGTTAAAACAATCTTTACCTGGCCAAATAATACAGTGGGCTCAGGGTCTGTAAGACAAGAGCAGTCACATGGAGCACACAGCATCATTCTTACAGAAGCTGTGGTTCAGAGTCAGTTTGACTTTTGCTGCCACCTCCTGGTGTGAAGGACCATCTGTCagctcttcaaaataaatgacaaaaggcagaAACATAATCCATGGGGACAATTTTAAAGCTCCGCCCATGTCTTCATGTTTAACTTGACCATTTCAGGAAGCTGAGTGGTTAAAAAGAGGCTCAgacagaggtgggaccaagtcactgttttgcaagtcacacgCAAGTCTCAAGCACTCAAGTCCCAGGCAGACAGTTTGTGTCtcagttgtttttaatttcactcATTCTGTCCCTCCACCCTTGTCTCCACTTCCCCAGGCCCCTGCTTTGCTATTCTCCATCCATCTACCAGATGCCCTCTGACTCTCCCACCTGTCCCACTTAGCTCCCACTCCCACTTACTCACCTGTTTCcctcatcagccctgcagtATATCACAGGCCCACTTCCACTCTTGCACTGCCACATTGTCAATGCTGCTTTGTGTCTTGCTTTCCAGCCACCTTTAAATGAAATCTGGTGCCTGTAGTCAAATACTGATCTCATTTAATGCTTGATATACTTTTAATAGTGCTGTTCTGGTAGTTCCCCAGTCCCTTCCCGACAGGCATCTTAAGAGGTTATTAACCTTCTTACATTTCTCTGTGACTTTGTTAATATGCTGTTTCCAGGTCAGCTTTTCATCAAATATCACCCCTAGGAATTTAACTACCTTGACCTGCTCGAGTGTTTGACCATATCATTTTACAGTCACGTCTTTATGTCGTCTGGAAAAGTATATCACTTGTGTCTTTGCAGCAGACATCATAAAGCCCCAGTCATTCGCCCACTGTTCCACTGCCATAATTGCtgcctgcattttttttctggataaatgttaaatttcgTCCTCTTAGCCATAAGGCCCCATCTTCTGCATATAAGGACTTCCCTACATTTCTTTCAACCTTTTCAAAGATGTCATCAATCATTATATTGAATAGTACTGGACTGCAAACATCGCCTTGCGGGGTTCCATTTTCAACTTTATATAACTTTGAGTACTCTGTACCCACCCTGACCTCTCTGATGGATCTTTCCCAGACTTTACTATTGGCACTATGGTTGTGCTGAATAGTCTTGACTACTTTAATGCAGTATCTTCCATGTGGGCTAGCATACTATAACAGATACTCTCCTTTCCCGGAGATGATTGCTGTGCCTTTAAGAGTGCCCTCCTTAACTCAAATAAATGAAAGGGTACATCTGAATCATCTATTGTGGTGATTCTCAGTACATTCACATCTGGACTCATGGCAAGAGTGTTGTCCCTGCACTGTCTGGCTCTGACTGATAAATTATCTGAATTGTGTACTTTAACTAATGTTTCTGCCAAAAGTTCACTTTTATCCCTATTACTGACCACTGTTTTATTGTCACTATTTAATACTGAAATTGTATAATGTCTCTTGATTCTGCTCATTTGTCTACGCATCCCCCATATATCAGATAATGACAACTCTCTTCCAATTTTATTACAATATTGCCTCCAGTATTCACGTTTGGTTGCTCTTATGGTCCTCCGGACAACCGCCTGTAACCTTTTATAGTTATTTAGAGTTTCCAGTGAATGATGCTTTTTTAACTACCTGAAAGCCATGTTTCTTCTTTTAATAGCCTCCCTACAGTTTGCATCCCACCATGGCACAgtcttttttcctctgctccCAGCACCCCTTGGTATACTTTCCTCTGCTGCTTGTACTATGACTGCTACCAGCTTGTTATTGAATTCATCCCCATCTGAGAAATCTTCTTTGTTTAACAGCTCACATTTATCCTTACATAGCTTTTCATACACCTCCCAGTTTGCTTTATCTAATTTCCATCTTGGTAGTCTTAGATCCTCATCTTGGTGAACTTCTACTCCAGTCTTAATTATTACAGGGTAATGATCACTACCTATTGTTGATTTACTTAACACCTTCCATGTGGTAACACCAGCGACTTCTTCTGATACAAATGTTAAATCAATTGCACTTTCTGTGTTTTGCACACTATTATACCTGGTACCACTCCCATCATTCATACATACTAAGCTTTTCTCCACCATAAATTCCTCTATGACTTGCTCGTTAAtctaagacattttaaaggaccCGTAGACACCCTGACAAAAGATCACAGCAACAGGACAAATCTTCTGGGATCAGTTTATTGCTGTACTCACTGCAAAATCACTCATACTTTTAATTACAGGTTCCgctcacattttcatggacaatatttccaaactttttcatgacttttcaaggactcaCAATgaagacttttctttttcttttcccacTTGCCCGGCATTTTTCAaacatcagattcaaactctatgtAAACATAATTGGCACACAGGAAGGGAGAGACAAACTGAGggagaaaatgacaaaacacacctgatggtaaacaaacactgtcacACATCAACGCATATTAAAGCTACATTAAGATGCCAGCTTCAGAAAAATGAATTTGGCATTATGTTACATTTTATGGAGGGTTATCCACTGAAGATGATTCTAATAATTTCATTCTACACAAACAAGTTCTGTGACTTATGATTTtgactaattccatgacttttccatgaCTCTTGCAAGTATAAaattcattcaaactttaaagcAGTCTCCTCCTTTCCTTGTTTATCTCACTAGTTTAACTGTTCCAGACCTGCAATTTCAATTAAAATTCAGGATTTGAACTTCACTCCCCACTTTTCTTAGCATGCTTTATGGAACAGGCCTCTGAAAGCTCTGccacatgttttgcatgtaaacagtctctctcctgtgtatgtgtgacttCAACTGGAACGTCTGTGCTCAAGTGATGCACCTTTACACCTGTGTGCGTTCTCATGTGGACTCTCAAGGTATTGCTAGATCTGAAGTGTCTCCCACATACTTTACAagtatacggcttctcacctgtgtgagtcCTCATGTGGACTAACAAGTAATCATTACGTACGAAACCTCTCCCACATACTTTACAagtatacggcttctcacctgaaTGATTCCTCATGTGGACTAACAAGTAATCATTACGTACGAAACCTCTCCCACATACTTTACAAGTATACGGCTTCTCACTTGAATGAGTCCTCATGTGGACTAACAAGTAATCTTTACGTACGAAACCTCTCCCACATACTTTACAagtatacggcttctcacctgaaTGAGTCCTCATGTGGACTAACAAGTCACCATTATGTCTGAAACCTCTCCCACATACTTTACAAGTATGTGGCTTCTCACTTGAATGAGTCTTCATGTGGACTAACAAGTAATCACTACGTACGAAACCTCTCCCACATACTTTACAagtatacggcttctcacctgtgtgagtcCTCATGTGGACTAACAAGTAATCATTACGTATGAAACCTCTCCCACATACTTTACAAGTATACGGCTTCTCACTTGAATGAGTCCTCATGTGGACTAACAAGTAATCACTACGTACGAAACCTCTCCCACATACTTTACAAGTATATGGCATCTCACCTGTGTGGGTTCTTATATGAGCGCTCAATGCTGATGTGTCATTGACTCTTTTCCCACAGGTTTTGCTAGAAattggcttctcacctgtgtggctgTTCAGGTGTCTCTGCAATTTTGACTTGCACTCAAAAACTTTCCCACATATGTCACAGTTTAAAGGCTTTTTACCTGTATTTAAGTTGATCACAGCAGAGGTGTGTGGACTCTTACTGTTAATTTCACTTTCATGATGTCTTTTCTCTGCTTGAAGCTCTGTGTTTCCAGGTGATCCAGAGTCTCCATGCTGGTATTCTTCCTCATCTTGGCTCTCAGCTACATGAGAGTTGTGAGAGAGCAGCTGGTGGTCACTGGTCGGTATCACATAGCTTATAACTGGTATGATGACGACAGACTCTTTCTCTGCTGCACTTTGAGTGTCGTCATGAATGAAGTCCACAGTCTGATCTTCACTATGCTCACTTTCCTCATCAGCAGGAGTCAACATAAAGCCACCAGTCTCCTGCTTCAAttcaagctg from Epinephelus fuscoguttatus linkage group LG3, E.fuscoguttatus.final_Chr_v1 includes:
- the LOC125885781 gene encoding histone-lysine N-methyltransferase PRDM9-like isoform X1, translating into MCSVESLREFVKERLTAAAEEILGAFKRTIVEYEEEIDRQRRLLDIVLKPEIKLHRTALLQQHVCKEEEVVPEQQLCIEERKSSVDQEHPEPPHIKEEEEEVCSSQEGEQLELKQETGGFMLTPADEESEHSEDQTVDFIHDDTQSAAEKESVVIIPVISYVIPTSDHQLLSHNSHVAESQDEEEYQHGDSGSPGNTELQAEKRHHESEINSKSPHTSAVINLNTGKKPLNCDICGKVFECKSKLQRHLNSHTGEKPISSKTCGKRVNDTSALSAHIRTHTGEMPYTCKVCGRGFVRSDYLLVHMRTHSSEKPYTCKVCGRGFIRNDYLLVHMRTHTGEKPYTCKVCGRGFVRSDYLLVHMKTHSSEKPHTCKVCGRGFRHNGDLLVHMRTHSGEKPYTCKVCGRGFVRKDYLLVHMRTHSSEKPYTCKVCGRGFVRNDYLLVHMRNHSGEKPYTCKVCGRGFVRNDYLLVHMRTHTGEKPYTCKVCGRHFRSSNTLRVHMRTHTGVKVHHLSTDVPVEVTHTQERDCLHAKHVAELSEACSIKHAKKSGE
- the LOC125885781 gene encoding histone-lysine N-methyltransferase PRDM9-like isoform X2, translated to MCSVESLREFVKERLTAAAEEILGAFKRTIVEYEEEIDRQRRLLDIVLKPEIKLHRTALLQQHVCKEEEVVPEQQLCIEERKSSVDQEHPEPPHIKEEEEEVCSSQEGEQLELKQETGGFMLTPADEESEHSEDQTVDFIHDDTQSAAEKESVVIIPVISYVIPTSDHQLLSHNSHVAESQDEEEYQHGDSGSPGNTELQAEKRHHESEINSKSPHTSAVINLNTGKKPLNCDICGKVFECKSKLQRHLNSHTGEKPISSKTCGKRVNDTSALSAHIRTHTGEMPYTCKVCGRGFVRSDYLLVHMRTHSSEKPYTCKVCGRGFIRNDYLLVHMRTHTGEKPYTCKVCGRGFVRSDYLLVHMKTHSSEKPHTCKVCGRGFRHNGDLLVHMRTHSGEKPYTCKVCGRGFVRNDYLLVHMRNHSGEKPYTCKVCGRGFVRNDYLLVHMRTHTGEKPYTCKVCGRHFRSSNTLRVHMRTHTGVKVHHLSTDVPVEVTHTQERDCLHAKHVAELSEACSIKHAKKSGE
- the LOC125885781 gene encoding histone-lysine N-methyltransferase PRDM9-like isoform X3: MCSVESLREFVKERLTAAAEEILGAFKRTIVEYEEEIDRQRRLLDIVLKPEIKLHRTALLQQHVCKEEEVVPEQQLCIEERKSSVDQEHPEPPHIKEEEEEVCSSQEGEQLELKQETGGFMLTPADEESEHSEDQTVDFIHDDTQSAAEKESVVIIPVISYVIPTSDHQLLSHNSHVAESQDEEEYQHGDSGSPGNTELQAEKRHHESEINSKSPHTSAVINLNTGKKPLNCDICGKVFECKSKLQRHLNSHTGEKPISSKTCGKRVNDTSALSAHIRTHTGEMPYTCKVCGRGFVRSDYLLVHMRTHSSEKPYTCKVCGRGFIRNDYLLVHMRTHTGEKPYTCKVCGRGFVRSDYLLVHMKTHSSEKPHTCKVCGRGFRHNGDLLVHMRTHSGEKPYTCKVCGRGFVRKDYLLVHMRTHSSEKPYTCKVCGRGFVRNDYLLVHMRTHTGEKPYTCKVCGRHFRSSNTLRVHMRTHTGVKVHHLSTDVPVEVTHTQERDCLHAKHVAELSEACSIKHAKKSGE
- the LOC125885781 gene encoding zinc finger protein 180-like isoform X4, translating into MCSVESLREFVKERLTAAAEEILGAFKRTIVEYEEEIDRQRRLLDIVLKPEIKLHRTALLQQHVCKEEEVVPEQQLCIEERKSSVDQEHPEPPHIKEEEEEVCSSQEGEQLELKQETGGFMLTPADEESEHSEDQTVDFIHDDTQSAAEKESVVIIPVISYVIPTSDHQLLSHNSHVAESQDEEEYQHGDSGSPGNTELQAEKRHHESEINSKSPHTSAVINLNTGKKPLNCDICGKVFECKSKLQRHLNSHTGEKPISSKTCGKRVNDTSALSAHIRTHTGEMPYTCKVCGRGFVRSDYLLVHMRTHSSEKPYTCKVCGRGFIRNDYLLVHMRTHTGEKPYTCKVCGRGFVRSDYLLVHMKTHSSEKPHTCKVCGRGFRHNGDLLVHMRTHSGEKPYTCKVCGRGFVRNDYLLVHMRTHTGEKPYTCKVCGRHFRSSNTLRVHMRTHTGVKVHHLSTDVPVEVTHTQERDCLHAKHVAELSEACSIKHAKKSGE